A portion of the Chloroflexia bacterium SDU3-3 genome contains these proteins:
- a CDS encoding bifunctional DNA primase/polymerase, protein MCHMNFFIALGGGRWKNAKNHGGHAPHTDKGETTMPQEMYDAALYYWNTGISVLPIRPGTKQPYERDMVRRFSHSHPTTAQLREWFREGDAQIGIVCGPISGDLLVFDFEHRAAAASWLAATGLDTERFPVVHTAHGTHVYVCTGHQLMHQTRATLAALDGVIQVETRGAGGYVLAPPSLHPSGARYELVSGVISRYQIPILDDAEAEQLISQAQQLGTPVAVPVVPTHPATPYATADAWPLGIPKHAQHVRQIGDYWLWEFGGGVLCLGAVGPTGEIGPSIRLGHSLGAFLEDLDQHRERLRQAIAEEQAREAAYQYYVEGLRERWDEDED, encoded by the coding sequence ATGTGTCACATGAACTTTTTCATAGCACTAGGGGGGGGGCGGTGGAAAAACGCGAAAAACCATGGTGGACATGCCCCACATACCGACAAAGGAGAAACCACAATGCCCCAAGAGATGTACGACGCCGCCCTGTACTACTGGAATACCGGCATCAGCGTGCTGCCCATCCGCCCCGGCACCAAACAGCCCTACGAGCGCGACATGGTACGCCGCTTCTCGCATAGCCACCCCACCACCGCGCAGCTGCGCGAATGGTTCCGAGAGGGAGATGCACAGATCGGGATTGTGTGCGGCCCGATCAGCGGCGATCTGCTGGTGTTCGACTTCGAGCACCGCGCCGCTGCGGCCAGCTGGCTGGCGGCCACGGGCCTGGATACCGAACGCTTCCCCGTGGTGCACACCGCGCACGGCACCCATGTGTATGTCTGCACGGGGCATCAGCTCATGCACCAGACCCGCGCCACCCTGGCGGCGCTGGATGGCGTCATCCAGGTCGAGACGCGCGGCGCGGGCGGGTATGTCCTGGCCCCGCCGTCGCTGCACCCCAGCGGCGCGCGCTATGAGCTGGTGTCGGGGGTGATCAGCCGCTACCAAATCCCGATTCTTGACGACGCGGAGGCCGAGCAGCTGATCAGCCAGGCGCAGCAGCTGGGCACGCCGGTGGCCGTGCCGGTGGTGCCGACCCATCCCGCCACGCCCTACGCGACCGCCGACGCGTGGCCGCTGGGCATCCCCAAGCACGCCCAGCACGTGCGGCAGATCGGGGATTACTGGCTGTGGGAGTTTGGCGGGGGCGTGCTGTGCCTGGGCGCGGTGGGGCCGACGGGCGAGATCGGGCCATCCATCCGCCTGGGCCACTCGCTTGGGGCCTTCCTGGAAGACCTCGACCAGCACCGTGAGCGCTTGCGCCAGGCCATCGCCGAGGAGCAGGCCCGCGAGGCCGCCTACCAATACTATGTTGAGGGGTTGCGGGAACGGTGGGATGAGGATGAAGACTAG
- a CDS encoding deoxyribonuclease V → MNTDEILEAWPATLEEAEQIQQMLRHQVIASDDFGQIRTIAGVDAGYQGDQAKAAIVVLSYPDLRPLAYTLAYAPAPFPYIPGFLSFREAPAVLRALDEIAIKPDMLVVDGQGIAHPRRLGIGAHLGVLTGIPTIGCAKSLLCGRHDPLPDERGASVPLTHRGEQIGAVLRSKVGVKPLYISVGHRISLPTALDVVMSCVTKYRLPETTRAADGLASHGRIPQIDLQAPQQQLLL, encoded by the coding sequence ATGAATACCGATGAGATTCTGGAAGCCTGGCCCGCCACGCTAGAAGAGGCTGAGCAGATCCAGCAGATGCTGCGTCACCAGGTGATCGCCAGCGACGACTTTGGCCAGATCCGCACGATCGCGGGGGTGGATGCGGGCTACCAGGGCGATCAGGCCAAGGCCGCGATCGTGGTGCTGTCGTACCCCGACCTGCGCCCGCTGGCCTACACGCTGGCCTACGCGCCAGCGCCCTTCCCCTACATCCCGGGCTTTCTCTCGTTCCGCGAGGCCCCGGCGGTGCTGCGCGCCCTGGACGAGATCGCGATCAAGCCCGACATGCTGGTGGTGGATGGCCAGGGCATCGCCCACCCGCGCCGCCTGGGCATCGGCGCGCACCTGGGCGTGCTCACGGGCATCCCCACGATTGGCTGCGCCAAATCGCTGCTGTGTGGCCGCCACGACCCGCTGCCCGACGAACGCGGCGCGTCGGTGCCGCTCACCCACCGCGGCGAGCAGATCGGCGCGGTGCTGCGCAGCAAGGTGGGCGTGAAGCCGCTGTACATCTCGGTGGGCCACCGCATCAGCCTACCCACCGCGCTAGATGTGGTGATGAGCTGCGTGACCAAGTACCGCCTGCCCGAGACCACCCGCGCCGCCGACGGGCTGGCATCCCACGGGCGCATCCCCCAGATCGACCTGCAGGCCCCCCAGCAGCAGCTGCTGCTCTAG
- a CDS encoding DUF927 domain-containing protein — MRQNSFDTYEIAQGYTAAGLSVIPILRGTKAPHPELLPKEWDDEKQQPRATWKPFQERRAYPQELKRWFSGTDAGIGIVGGAVSGGLVVIDLESVALADQWRAIAADLVSADLLDRLPVVATGKGKHVYFRMPDPIGNRKLAKVGKTILAETRGEGGYVLAPPSVHPTGAIYEWCAGDPDAIPMLTLAEATALIDAARALAPTTEHPNSQGAATGDGRSVIDTFNQRRTIAEILTAHGYQAERGGRFIRPGGERSSVVIHEGRSTHYNPTDTLYSEAPGGGLHSHSPFSAWCQLAHGGDLKTAVRAAAAELGISRPPPSPAALLEQGRRWGGMEQENTSWPYFLHEGGMWMERTDRDGGPKAPLMMTNWTAQIVAEVAQHDGENCTEFYRITARCGAKARTLEMECSEYEGEAALGRIVASLGAKARVNPAAQSRYILDAIKSLSTDLTEQVIHNHTGWVDGQFLLQNGAVSAAGWQGAAGDSPNRAHLPQRIERYRLNPPSDASMVDAMRLFDDLLQLAPSAVMVPLVGAVLLSPILTQLETAAPMVHVYGPTGCHKTSISCAALSLWGDFMPAHPTDTWTSTANSIQQLGWHLKDVPMILDDYKAANVQPKHVTFLLQNYGDGMARGRLDANSNARAVFPVRAVLISSGEDQPEGEASTLARILSVPLQRGSVDRDRLTTLQHEARLLHHITMGYLQWLAVHQADLVETNKEAFKQTRAAILATLEQTEHATNAGRVAGNVAALFVAWEMFTRFLKGGKLWSETQISSWIKTCKYELLALAKQQIQLTTNERYSQLFLESLRGLLASGRGYIVNLEGEAQPEMATSQILLGARDRQGVYLICNVAYDEIARLHRSAGRTFGASQRAVSQLLDQDGLLCSKEAPSLCMHKRINGTRPTCWHLPADIFD, encoded by the coding sequence ATGCGACAGAACAGCTTCGATACCTATGAGATCGCCCAAGGCTATACCGCTGCGGGGTTAAGTGTCATCCCGATCCTGCGCGGCACCAAGGCCCCACATCCTGAGCTGCTGCCCAAAGAATGGGATGACGAGAAGCAGCAGCCCAGGGCCACATGGAAACCCTTCCAAGAGCGCCGCGCCTACCCCCAAGAGCTGAAGCGCTGGTTTAGCGGCACGGATGCGGGCATCGGCATCGTGGGCGGCGCGGTGAGCGGGGGCCTGGTGGTGATCGACCTGGAAAGCGTGGCCCTGGCCGACCAGTGGCGCGCGATCGCCGCCGACCTGGTGAGCGCCGATCTGCTCGACCGGCTGCCCGTGGTGGCCACCGGCAAGGGCAAGCATGTGTACTTCCGCATGCCCGACCCCATCGGCAACCGCAAACTGGCCAAGGTCGGCAAGACCATTTTGGCCGAGACACGCGGCGAGGGCGGCTATGTGCTGGCCCCGCCGTCTGTCCACCCCACCGGCGCAATTTACGAATGGTGCGCCGGAGACCCCGACGCCATCCCCATGCTCACGCTGGCCGAGGCCACCGCGCTGATCGACGCGGCGCGGGCCTTGGCCCCCACCACCGAGCACCCCAACAGTCAGGGCGCGGCCACCGGCGACGGGCGCAGCGTGATCGACACCTTCAACCAGCGCCGCACGATTGCCGAGATCCTGACCGCCCACGGCTACCAGGCCGAGCGCGGCGGGCGCTTCATCCGCCCTGGCGGCGAGCGTTCGAGCGTGGTCATTCACGAGGGGCGCAGCACGCACTACAACCCCACCGACACGCTCTACAGCGAGGCCCCAGGCGGTGGCTTGCATAGCCACTCGCCCTTTAGCGCGTGGTGCCAGCTGGCCCACGGCGGCGATCTCAAAACGGCCGTGCGGGCCGCTGCGGCGGAGCTGGGCATCAGCCGCCCGCCGCCCAGCCCTGCGGCGCTCTTGGAGCAAGGCAGGCGCTGGGGCGGGATGGAGCAGGAGAACACCAGTTGGCCCTACTTCCTGCACGAGGGCGGCATGTGGATGGAGCGCACCGACCGTGACGGCGGGCCAAAAGCGCCGCTGATGATGACCAACTGGACGGCGCAGATCGTGGCCGAGGTCGCCCAGCACGATGGGGAAAACTGTACCGAGTTCTACCGCATCACGGCGCGCTGTGGGGCCAAGGCCCGCACGCTTGAGATGGAGTGCAGCGAGTACGAGGGCGAGGCCGCGCTGGGGCGGATCGTCGCTTCCCTGGGGGCAAAGGCGCGGGTCAACCCCGCCGCGCAGTCGCGCTACATCCTCGACGCGATCAAGAGCCTTTCCACCGACCTGACCGAACAGGTGATCCACAACCACACCGGCTGGGTCGACGGCCAATTTCTGCTGCAAAACGGCGCGGTGAGCGCGGCGGGCTGGCAGGGCGCGGCGGGCGACAGCCCCAACCGCGCCCACCTGCCGCAGCGGATCGAGCGCTACCGCCTGAACCCGCCCAGCGACGCCAGCATGGTGGACGCCATGCGCCTGTTTGATGACCTGCTGCAGCTTGCGCCCAGCGCGGTGATGGTGCCCTTGGTCGGCGCGGTGCTGCTCTCGCCCATCCTCACCCAGCTGGAGACCGCCGCGCCCATGGTGCATGTCTACGGCCCGACGGGCTGCCACAAGACTAGCATCTCATGTGCGGCGCTCTCGCTGTGGGGCGACTTCATGCCCGCCCACCCCACCGACACATGGACGAGCACGGCCAACAGCATCCAGCAGCTTGGCTGGCATCTCAAAGATGTGCCCATGATCCTGGATGACTACAAGGCCGCAAACGTGCAGCCCAAGCATGTGACCTTCCTGCTGCAGAACTACGGCGACGGCATGGCGCGCGGGCGGCTCGACGCCAACAGCAACGCGCGGGCGGTCTTCCCCGTCCGGGCGGTGCTGATCTCCTCGGGTGAGGATCAGCCCGAGGGCGAGGCCTCGACGCTGGCCCGCATCCTCTCGGTGCCGCTCCAGCGCGGGTCGGTCGACCGCGACCGGCTCACCACGCTGCAGCACGAGGCGCGGCTGCTGCACCACATCACCATGGGCTACCTGCAGTGGCTGGCCGTGCACCAGGCCGACCTCGTGGAAACCAACAAAGAGGCGTTCAAGCAGACCCGTGCGGCCATCCTGGCCACGCTGGAGCAGACCGAGCACGCCACCAACGCGGGGCGCGTCGCGGGGAATGTGGCCGCGCTGTTTGTGGCCTGGGAGATGTTCACGCGCTTTCTGAAGGGCGGCAAGCTCTGGAGCGAGACGCAGATCAGCAGCTGGATCAAGACATGCAAATACGAGCTGCTGGCACTGGCCAAGCAGCAGATCCAGCTCACCACCAACGAGCGCTATAGCCAGCTGTTCCTCGAAAGCCTGCGCGGGCTGCTGGCCAGCGGGCGCGGCTACATCGTCAACCTCGAAGGCGAGGCGCAGCCGGAGATGGCCACCAGCCAGATCCTGCTCGGCGCACGCGACCGGCAAGGGGTCTACCTGATCTGCAACGTGGCCTATGACGAGATCGCGCGCCTGCACCGCAGCGCGGGCCGCACGTTTGGGGCATCACAGCGGGCCGTCTCGCAGCTGCTCGATCAGGATGGGCTCTTATGCTCGAAGGAGGCCCCATCACTGTGTATGCACAAGCGGATCAACGGCACGAGGCCCACATGTTGGCACCTTCCGGCGGATATTTTCGACTGA
- a CDS encoding TetR/AcrR family transcriptional regulator, which yields MQPIAGAQHKAKHMRHSLRERRKQQLRDEILDAARTLLDQNGMAAVVMDELATLAGISKPTLYNHFPSGKDEVIAALIAREIHRILAITDPKDCVGTPLQELGRILEMIVQKQINDQRQPTRIWFPEMNRLIYDHPEMMDAFSKLEERMSTLIQAALDMGEIDPRFDTPTIMRAFYALVTCLHFQPSSMIGIPNPQSTPQNLARLFCRGVQSAVGTAKG from the coding sequence ATGCAACCAATAGCGGGGGCTCAGCATAAGGCAAAACACATGAGACACTCACTCCGCGAGCGACGAAAGCAGCAGCTACGCGACGAGATCCTCGATGCGGCCCGTACCCTGCTCGATCAGAACGGCATGGCCGCCGTGGTGATGGACGAGCTGGCCACGCTGGCGGGCATCTCCAAGCCCACGCTCTACAACCACTTCCCCAGCGGCAAAGATGAGGTGATCGCCGCCCTGATCGCGCGCGAGATCCACCGCATCCTCGCCATCACCGACCCGAAAGACTGTGTCGGCACCCCGCTGCAAGAGCTGGGGCGCATCCTTGAGATGATTGTGCAGAAGCAGATCAACGACCAGCGGCAGCCCACGCGCATCTGGTTCCCCGAGATGAATCGACTGATCTACGATCACCCCGAGATGATGGATGCCTTCAGCAAGCTGGAAGAGCGTATGAGCACGCTCATCCAGGCCGCGCTCGACATGGGCGAGATCGACCCGCGCTTCGACACGCCCACGATCATGCGCGCCTTCTACGCCCTGGTCACCTGCCTGCACTTCCAGCCCAGCAGCATGATCGGCATCCCCAACCCGCAGAGCACGCCGCAAAACCTGGCGCGGCTGTTCTGCCGTGGCGTGCAATCTGCAGTGGGCACAGCCAAAGGCTAG
- a CDS encoding efflux RND transporter permease subunit: MAKPARNDGLDGNIIADTSIRQPVFITMLMLLAVVTGLIAYSALPVNLLPDFNIPIVAVTVPYTGAGPQSVADQVAEPIEDRINTINGVKHITSTSSEGTATIVVEFQAGVDVDRAEQDVREKVNALLPRLPSDVGDPTYLKFDPNDQAILTVAVASDGSRSPLELRKLVDDDIVPRLQRIPGVGAVDVNGGQKRQLNVQMNLDQLKTRQILPSQIISSLQAANTNYGLGSIGDGERDISLRAPSMIQEPKDIERIQITGTAFRVGDVARVVDGIAEQKSYARLNGQDAISLAVRKQSGTNTVSVAEAVKAELTAIFANRTDLKYYIPNDQSDAVRSSVESAIEELLIAAVSAMLIVLIFFRDIRNTLVTISGLPVIMIGTFVALQAFGLSINLITLLALSLSVGLVIDDAIVVRENIFRHMERGETPRVASSRGTAEVALSVLAMTLTIISVFLPVTFTSGITGIIFKSFGLTVASAMALSLIEAFTLAPMLSAYLFKQRLPHGSLAEIAARKLKGQPQAESTRAETVPPTADAEADHAMLEAEDDPGALGRFYGRVLGWALLHRGLVVVIAVVVLLLSGWVATHLKFSFFPGQESSSFTMQFELEPGTALAQTDKLARQAEQVLLNDPRVDAVISTVGFTGNAERASFFVKLKPGTPTVETQDELRPQLGFLRKLAFAQPSYQGGSSADVTSRTIQMSVQTTKQVEEIAPVLLKLQGEANSIPGLVDVDTSYKPGKPELQFHADPAKTGNLGITNQSIAISVRALINGDTATVFRQNGDDVDVFVQLQPGDRASTDDLRGIAVPTAAGSVPLSALVTAEGGASPTSIRRYDRMNQVLIGANVVGRTSAEVQKDIQARVDAVKSSLPPDISGDLIFSFVGTAQMQSEGFSTLFIAMGLSVLFVYMVLASQFGSFTQPLVIMLAMPFSFIGAFISLILTGIEMDITGMIGLIMLLGLVTKNSILLVDFTNRLRKAGMPKHMAIERSGSVRLRPILMTTLAIVAGSLPTALSIHLFSSGQGTEFRRGLAVVLIGGLITSMFLTLLVVPVAYSLLDSITTRFTRMFRRERATAAVGASPEVRGSAD, translated from the coding sequence ATGGCGAAACCCGCACGGAACGACGGGCTGGATGGCAATATCATTGCCGATACCTCAATCCGCCAGCCAGTATTCATCACCATGCTGATGCTGCTGGCGGTGGTGACGGGCCTGATAGCGTACAGCGCGCTGCCAGTGAACCTGCTGCCCGATTTCAACATCCCCATTGTTGCGGTGACCGTGCCCTACACCGGCGCTGGCCCGCAGAGCGTGGCCGATCAGGTTGCCGAGCCGATCGAGGATCGCATCAACACGATCAACGGCGTCAAGCACATCACCTCAACCTCCAGCGAGGGCACCGCCACAATTGTGGTCGAGTTCCAGGCCGGTGTGGATGTCGACCGGGCCGAGCAGGATGTGCGCGAGAAGGTTAACGCGCTGCTGCCGCGCCTGCCCAGCGATGTGGGCGACCCGACCTACCTGAAGTTCGACCCGAACGATCAGGCCATCCTCACGGTGGCGGTCGCCTCCGACGGCAGCCGCTCGCCGCTGGAGCTGCGCAAGCTGGTGGATGACGACATCGTGCCGCGCCTGCAGCGCATCCCCGGCGTGGGCGCGGTGGATGTGAACGGCGGCCAGAAGCGCCAGCTGAACGTGCAGATGAACCTGGATCAGCTGAAGACGCGGCAGATCCTGCCGTCGCAGATCATCAGCTCGCTCCAGGCGGCCAACACCAACTATGGCCTTGGCTCGATCGGCGATGGCGAGCGCGACATCAGCCTGCGCGCGCCCAGCATGATCCAGGAGCCGAAGGACATCGAGCGCATCCAGATCACCGGCACAGCGTTTCGGGTGGGCGATGTGGCGCGGGTGGTGGATGGCATCGCCGAGCAGAAGAGCTACGCGCGCCTGAATGGCCAGGATGCGATCAGCCTAGCGGTGCGCAAGCAGTCGGGCACCAACACGGTGTCGGTGGCCGAGGCGGTGAAGGCCGAGCTGACCGCGATCTTCGCCAATCGCACCGACCTGAAGTACTACATCCCCAACGACCAGTCGGATGCCGTGCGCAGCTCGGTCGAGAGCGCGATCGAGGAGCTGCTGATCGCGGCGGTGTCGGCCATGCTGATCGTGCTGATCTTCTTCCGCGACATCCGCAACACCCTGGTCACTATCTCCGGCCTGCCGGTGATCATGATCGGCACGTTTGTGGCGCTGCAGGCCTTTGGGCTGTCGATCAACCTGATCACGCTGCTGGCGCTCTCGCTCTCGGTGGGCCTGGTGATCGACGACGCGATCGTGGTGCGCGAGAACATCTTCCGCCACATGGAGCGCGGCGAGACCCCGCGTGTGGCCTCCAGCCGCGGCACCGCCGAGGTGGCGCTGTCGGTGCTGGCCATGACGCTCACGATCATCTCGGTGTTCCTGCCGGTCACGTTCACATCGGGCATCACCGGCATCATCTTCAAGTCGTTTGGCCTTACGGTGGCCTCGGCCATGGCGCTCTCGCTGATCGAGGCGTTCACGCTGGCCCCCATGCTCTCGGCCTATCTGTTCAAGCAGCGCCTGCCCCACGGCTCGCTGGCCGAGATCGCGGCCCGCAAGCTGAAGGGCCAGCCGCAGGCCGAGTCGACCCGCGCCGAGACGGTGCCGCCCACGGCGGATGCCGAGGCCGACCACGCCATGCTGGAGGCCGAGGACGACCCCGGCGCGCTGGGCCGCTTCTACGGGCGGGTGCTGGGCTGGGCGCTCTTGCACCGTGGGCTGGTGGTGGTGATCGCCGTGGTGGTGCTGCTGCTGAGCGGCTGGGTCGCCACCCACCTCAAGTTCTCGTTCTTCCCCGGCCAGGAGAGCAGCTCGTTCACCATGCAGTTCGAGCTGGAGCCAGGCACCGCGCTGGCCCAGACCGATAAGCTGGCCCGCCAGGCCGAGCAGGTGCTGCTGAACGATCCGCGTGTGGATGCGGTGATCTCGACGGTGGGCTTCACCGGCAACGCCGAGCGCGCCAGCTTCTTTGTGAAGCTGAAGCCGGGCACGCCCACGGTCGAGACCCAGGATGAGCTGCGCCCCCAGCTGGGCTTCCTGCGCAAGCTGGCCTTCGCGCAGCCCTCCTACCAGGGCGGCAGCAGCGCCGATGTGACCAGCCGCACCATCCAGATGAGCGTGCAGACCACCAAGCAGGTCGAGGAGATCGCGCCGGTGCTGCTGAAGCTGCAGGGCGAGGCCAACAGCATCCCGGGCCTGGTGGATGTCGATACCTCGTACAAGCCGGGCAAGCCCGAGCTACAGTTCCACGCCGACCCGGCCAAGACCGGCAATCTGGGCATCACTAACCAGAGCATCGCTATCTCGGTGCGGGCGCTGATCAACGGCGACACCGCCACCGTCTTCCGCCAGAACGGCGATGATGTGGATGTGTTTGTGCAGCTGCAGCCCGGCGACCGCGCCTCGACCGACGACCTGCGCGGCATCGCTGTGCCGACGGCGGCGGGCAGCGTGCCGCTGAGCGCGCTTGTCACCGCCGAGGGCGGGGCCAGCCCCACCAGCATCCGCCGCTACGACCGCATGAACCAGGTGCTGATCGGCGCAAACGTGGTCGGGCGCACATCCGCCGAGGTGCAGAAGGACATCCAGGCGCGTGTTGATGCGGTCAAGAGTTCGCTGCCGCCGGATATCTCGGGCGACCTGATCTTCAGCTTTGTAGGCACCGCGCAGATGCAGTCCGAGGGCTTCTCGACGCTATTTATCGCCATGGGCCTCTCGGTGCTGTTTGTGTATATGGTGCTTGCCTCGCAGTTCGGCTCGTTCACGCAGCCGCTGGTGATCATGCTGGCCATGCCGTTCAGCTTCATCGGCGCGTTTATCTCGCTGATCCTCACCGGCATCGAGATGGACATCACCGGCATGATCGGCCTGATCATGCTGCTGGGTCTGGTGACGAAAAACTCGATTCTGCTGGTCGATTTCACCAACCGCCTGCGTAAGGCCGGGATGCCCAAGCACATGGCGATCGAGCGCTCTGGCTCGGTGCGCCTGCGCCCCATTCTGATGACCACGCTGGCGATCGTGGCCGGCTCGCTGCCCACCGCGCTCAGCATCCACCTGTTCTCCAGCGGCCAGGGCACCGAGTTCCGGCGTGGCCTGGCGGTGGTGCTGATCGGTGGCCTGATCACATCGATGTTCCTGACGCTGCTGGTGGTGCCGGTGGCTTACTCGCTGCTCGACTCGATCACCACGCGATTCACGCGCATGTTTCGGCGCGAGCGCGCAACCGCCGCCGTGGGCGCGTCGCCCGAGGTGCGCGGCTCTGCCGACTAG
- a CDS encoding ATP-binding protein: MSVMAFNPFLKSIDEIDVDDLSKLRSIAEGWYIEYKSQVVPNQNIAKSLSAFANHFGGWIFYGVEGEKGGGNVAVAFPGLSQSDTSKMIENIRNAAKDSISPPPYYESKVIQGPSDLLGLQSDKYIIIVRIPSGTHLPYITDGRIYRRIADSSDPKKETDRVVLDDLWRQREKRERFILDRLDEMPHISKGEEDDIFMHLFLLNGLDDSFNNNGFGFDKFVDVMSGSEDGYSIKFDNFFSDSDGFVARYIGNNDPYNMSMTWKYFYDGSSIVSFRLRHYDWNDFNEYRHNEDARLLEYEYGSSLLDIANLKNHKYIKFIDVNLVILVVLTFINKHLRLMSEKGDLRHFYAKAYLNNIWRTTPYIDIKEYLDFVDRHNFPILQREDQFAPPGKDLQDFVIINPDWDIKDPLIFQFSNSAVLLKYIVNALGLPDSVVFLSNDWINAIRRCRDIIQG, translated from the coding sequence ATGTCAGTTATGGCATTCAACCCATTTTTGAAAAGTATCGATGAAATAGATGTAGACGATCTGAGTAAATTGAGGAGTATTGCAGAGGGTTGGTATATAGAATATAAAAGCCAGGTTGTTCCGAATCAAAATATAGCTAAATCGCTCTCAGCATTTGCTAATCACTTTGGCGGTTGGATATTTTACGGTGTAGAAGGTGAGAAAGGAGGAGGTAATGTAGCTGTGGCTTTTCCTGGATTATCTCAATCTGATACGTCCAAGATGATTGAAAATATAAGAAATGCTGCTAAGGATAGCATATCTCCACCACCATATTATGAATCCAAAGTCATACAAGGGCCTAGTGATCTATTAGGATTACAAAGTGATAAATATATAATTATAGTTCGTATACCGAGCGGTACTCACCTGCCATATATAACTGACGGTCGAATATATAGACGTATAGCTGATTCCTCAGACCCTAAAAAGGAAACAGATCGCGTCGTATTAGATGACTTATGGAGGCAACGCGAAAAGCGTGAACGGTTTATATTAGATAGATTAGATGAAATGCCGCATATATCTAAGGGTGAAGAAGATGATATATTTATGCACTTATTCTTATTAAATGGTTTAGATGATAGTTTTAATAATAATGGGTTTGGTTTTGATAAATTCGTAGATGTAATGTCAGGATCAGAAGACGGCTACTCTATTAAATTTGATAACTTTTTTTCAGATTCAGATGGCTTTGTTGCGAGATATATAGGTAATAATGATCCATATAACATGAGTATGACTTGGAAATATTTCTATGATGGTTCCAGTATTGTAAGTTTCAGATTAAGACACTACGATTGGAATGATTTCAATGAATACAGACACAATGAAGATGCAAGATTACTTGAATACGAGTATGGAAGTTCCTTATTAGATATAGCTAACCTAAAAAACCATAAGTATATTAAATTTATAGACGTAAATCTAGTTATATTGGTAGTTTTAACATTCATAAATAAACATTTAAGGTTAATGTCGGAAAAAGGGGATTTAAGGCATTTCTATGCTAAGGCATATCTGAATAATATATGGAGAACAACTCCTTATATAGATATTAAAGAATATTTAGATTTTGTAGATAGACATAATTTCCCAATACTTCAGCGTGAAGATCAATTTGCTCCACCAGGAAAGGATTTACAGGACTTTGTAATAATTAACCCAGATTGGGATATCAAGGATCCTTTGATATTTCAGTTTTCTAATTCAGCCGTGTTATTGAAGTACATAGTAAACGCTTTAGGATTGCCTGATAGTGTTGTATTTTTAAGCAATGATTGGATTAATGCAATAAGAAGATGTAGAGATATTATACAAGGGTAA
- a CDS encoding MerR family transcriptional regulator — MRIGELAEVAGVTPRTIRYYESLGLLGPCEREGQGFRYYSDAEVARLHKIDMLKQLGLRLEDIVEVIPLYCEDSTGIRGKRRVLEILHEHLAETDEKLYTLQQFRDDLQASITRIEESIAAIPVSD, encoded by the coding sequence ATGCGTATAGGCGAGCTGGCTGAAGTGGCCGGCGTCACGCCTCGGACGATCCGCTACTACGAATCCCTTGGCCTGCTCGGCCCCTGCGAGCGCGAGGGCCAGGGCTTCCGCTACTACTCCGACGCAGAGGTAGCGCGGCTTCATAAAATCGACATGCTCAAGCAGCTCGGGCTGCGGCTTGAGGATATCGTCGAAGTCATCCCGCTCTACTGCGAAGATTCGACCGGCATCCGCGGCAAGCGGCGTGTGCTCGAGATCCTACACGAGCACCTGGCCGAGACCGACGAGAAGCTCTACACCCTCCAGCAGTTCCGCGACGACCTGCAGGCGAGCATCACTCGCATCGAGGAGTCGATCGCTGCTATTCCGGTAAGCGACTAG